From a single Photobacterium gaetbulicola Gung47 genomic region:
- a CDS encoding twin arginine translocase protein A (COG1826) produces MGGISIWQLLIIALIIVLLFGTKKLRTLGGDLGSAVKGFKKAISDEEPTAEKKDADADFDQKKLAEQQGDQAQKSQKDKEQV; encoded by the coding sequence ATGGGTGGTATCAGTATCTGGCAATTGCTAATCATTGCACTAATCATTGTTCTGCTGTTCGGAACCAAGAAGTTGCGCACACTGGGCGGTGACTTGGGCTCTGCCGTGAAAGGTTTCAAGAAGGCGATCAGCGATGAGGAGCCAACTGCTGAGAAGAAAGACGCAGATGCGGATTTCGATCAGAAGAAACTGGCTGAACAGCAGGGTGATCAGGCTCAGAAGAGCCAGAAAGACAAAGAGCAGGTTTAA
- a CDS encoding sec-independent translocase (COG1826) yields MFDIGFWELILISVVGLVVLGPERLPVAIRTVSRWIGAARNMANSVKDELNQELKLQELQENLKKAEQMGMKDLSPELRDTVEELKKAASEVQRPYADNKDEQPSATTSQKQD; encoded by the coding sequence GTGTTTGATATCGGGTTCTGGGAACTAATACTGATCTCCGTGGTGGGGTTGGTTGTACTGGGGCCGGAACGCCTGCCTGTCGCGATCCGTACGGTATCGCGCTGGATCGGGGCTGCACGTAATATGGCGAACTCGGTCAAGGATGAACTGAACCAGGAGCTCAAGCTCCAGGAACTTCAGGAAAACTTGAAAAAAGCCGAGCAAATGGGGATGAAAGATCTCTCGCCTGAGCTGAGGGATACTGTGGAGGAGCTCAAAAAAGCCGCCTCGGAAGTACAGCGCCCTTATGCCGACAACAAAGACGAGCAGCCCTCGGCGACGACCTCTCAAAAGCAGGATTAA